The following are encoded together in the Prionailurus viverrinus isolate Anna chromosome B3, UM_Priviv_1.0, whole genome shotgun sequence genome:
- the LOC125168142 gene encoding 60S ribosomal protein L31-like: protein MRSNYSESDSVPNIFPFLMAGGNVFPTLNIKYVHEGLTEIMSSKRHLLFLSNPGRQNGSRKKGREKGSSTINEVVTREHAIIVHKRTHEWVSRSVAPRALKEIWIVAMKEMGTPDVCIDTRLHKSVWAKGERNVPYRIHVQFSKKHNEDEDSPNKLYMLVTCIPVTLFKNLQTVTVSKNELLIIK from the exons ATGAGGAGCAATTATAGCGAATCAGATTCAGTaccaaatattttcccttttttgatgGCAGGAGGAAATGTCTTCCCCACTCTGAACATCAAATACGTCCATGAGGGCTTGACTGAAATAATGTCGTCAAAAAGG CACTTACTCTTCCTTTCCAACCCGGGCCGGCAGAATGGCTCCCGCAAGAAGGGTCGCGAGAAGGGCAGTTCTACCATCAATGAGGTAGTGACCAGAGAACACGCCATCATCGTTCACAAGCGCACCCATGAGTGGGTTTCAAGAAGCGTTGCCCCTCGGGCACTCAAAGAGATCTGGATAGTTGCTATGAAGGAAATGGGAACTCCAGATGTGTGCATTGACACCAGGCTCCACAAATCTGTCTGGgccaaaggagaaaggaatgttCCCTACCGTATCCATGTGCAGTTCTCCAAAAAACATAATGAGGATGAAGATTCACCCAACAAGCTCTATATGTTGGTTACCTGTATACCTGTCACACTTTTCAAAAATCTACAGACTGTTACTGTGAGTAAGAACGAATTGCTGATTAtcaaataa